Proteins from a single region of Pongo pygmaeus isolate AG05252 chromosome 3, NHGRI_mPonPyg2-v2.0_pri, whole genome shotgun sequence:
- the LOC129035318 gene encoding tripartite motif-containing protein 60-like, whose product MEFVTALADLRAEASCPICLDYLKDPVTISCGHNFCLSCIIMSWKDLHDSFPCPFCHFCCPERKFISNPQLGSLTEIAKQLQIRSKKRKRQEEKHVCKKHNQVLTFFCQKDLELLCPRCSLSTDHQHHCVWPIKKAASYHRKKLEEYNAPWKEKVELIEKVITMQTRKSLELKKKVKHRAEEVKSEFEQLRLFLQNEQETVLRQLQDEEMDILAQINESLTKFSDYTSSLKYLLKEIESIYVKSELELLANVKDIYHRYKNLKFPELFLFKLKEYGYHLPPQYSGLDKIIKRFQVDVILDPETAHRKLIVSEDRKTVHYGNTTQNVPHNLRRFYLLPAVLGSKGYSCGRQYWEVEVKDKPEWILGVCNDCLPRRRKNQPILAQDGLWGIWRSSQNNYIVLGHKEIILLPQVIPSKIGIFLDYEMNELSFYNLNDRSLLYTFNDNFTGALWPYFYTGTDSKPLKISTVTDPE is encoded by the coding sequence ATGGAATTTGTGACAGCCCTGGCTGACCTCCGAGCAGAGGCTAGCTGTCCCATCTGTCTGGACTACTTGAAAGACCCAGTGACCATCAGCTGTGGGCATAACTTCTGTCTCTCCTGCATCATTATGTCCTGGAAAGATCTACATGATAGTTTCCCCTGCCCCTTTTGCCACTTTTGCTGTCCAGAAAGGAAATTTATAAGCAATCCCCAGCTGGGTAGTTTGACTGAAATTGCTAAGCAACTCCAGATAAGAagcaagaagaggaagaggcaggaagagaagCATGTGTGTAAGAAGCATAATCAGGTTTTGACTTTCTTCTGTCAGAAAGACCTAGAGCTTTTATGTCCAAGGTGCAGTTTGTCCACTGATCACCAGCATCACTGTGTTTGGCCCATAAAGAAGGCTGCCTCCTATCATAGGAAAAAACTGGAGGAATACAATGCACCATGGAAGGAAAAAGTGGAACTAATTGAAAAAGTCATAACTATGCAAACCAGAAAATCACTGGAACTGAAGAAAAAGGTAAAACATAGGGCAGAAGAAGTCAAGTCTGAATTTGAGCAACTTAGGTTATTTCTCCAGAATGAGCAAGAGACTGTTCTTAGGCAATTACAGGATGAAGAGATGGATATTTtagcacaaataaatgaaagcctAACAAAATTTTCAGATTATACCTCCTCATTAAAATATctactaaaggagatagagagcATATATGTGAAGTCAGAACTGGAATTATTGGCAAATGTTAAAGATATCTATCACAGatataagaatttaaaattcCCTGAGCTGTTCTTATTCAAATTAAAAGAATATGGTTACCATCTGCCTCCACAATATTCTGGCCTAGACAAAATTATCAAGCGATTTCAAGTAGATGTAATTCTAGATCCTGAAACAGCACATCGTAAACTTATAGTCTCAGAAGATAGAAAAACTGTGCACTATGGAAATACAACACAAAATGTACCTCATAACCTAAGAAGATTTTATCTCCTCCCAGCTGTTCTGGGTTCTAAGGGATATAGTTGTGGCAGGCAGTACTGGGAAGTAGAAGTGAAAGACAAGCCTGAATGGATTCTTGGTGTCTGTAATGACTGTCTTCCCAGAAGGAGGAAGAATCAACCAATTTTAGCACAGGATGGATTATGGGGAATTTGGCGATCTAGTCAGAATAATTATATTGTATTGGGCCATAAGGAAATTATTCTGCTGCCACAAGTAATACCTAGTAAGATTGGCATTTTTTTAGACTATGAAATGaatgaactttccttttataaTTTGAATGATAGATCTCTTCTCTATACttttaatgataattttacaGGAGCACTTTGGCCTTATTTTTATACTGGAACTGACTCAAAACCCCTTAAAATTTCTACAGTAACAGATCCTGAATGA